A stretch of the Brachyhypopomus gauderio isolate BG-103 unplaced genomic scaffold, BGAUD_0.2 sc49, whole genome shotgun sequence genome encodes the following:
- the nog2 gene encoding noggin-2 produces MGFSHAILVCVLLWAHCGAAQHYLRLRPSPSEHLPVPDLKEDPDPEYDPREQDLSERTLRNKLGSNFDPNFMSIAMPGPLNVTSPDAAQLTRALGTMPNEIKKLDLTLTPYGTRVKVGKKLRRKFLQLLWTHTHCPVLYSWKDLGARFWPRYVKEGNCFSQRSCSFPEGMFCKPVKSVTKTFLRWYCQGFLRQKYCTWIPVQYPIISECKCSC; encoded by the coding sequence ATGGGATTCTCCCACGCCATACTCGTTTGCGTGTTACTGTGGGCACACTGTGGTGCGGCCCAACACTACCTGCGTCTGCGCCCTTCGCCCAGCGAACACCTGCCTGTGCCGGACCTGAAGGAGGACCCCGACCCCGAATACGATCCCCGCGAGCAGGACCTTTCAGAGAGGACTCTGCGGAACAAACTGGGGAGCAACTTCGACCCAAACTTCATGTCCATCGCGATGCCGGGCCCGCTCAACGTGACCTCACCGGACGCAGCACAGCTCACGCGCGCGCTGGGCACAATGCCCAACGAAATAAAAAAGCTGGACCTGACGCTTACTCCGTACGGGACGCGCGTGAAGGTAGGCAAGAAGCTGAGGCGGAAATTCTTGCAGTtgctgtggacacacacacactgccccgtGCTGTACAGCTGGAAGGACCTGGGCGCACGCTTCTGGCCGCGCTACGTGAAGGAAGGGAACTGCTTCAGCCAGCGCTCATGCTCCTTCCCAGAAGGCATGTTCTGCAAGCCGGTCAAATCCGTAACCAAGACCTTCCTCCGCTGGTACTGCCAGGGTTTCCTGCGCCAGAAATACTGCACGTGGATACCAGTACAATACCCCATCATCTCTGAGTGCAAGTGTTCTTgctaa